The genomic interval gattacctgactctgcctcccaagtgaactaccaccatctggctgatatacacacacacacacacacacagagaacacaggctctgcctcccaggtcAGCAGGATGTATAGTAGGTGCCTGTGTTGGTAAAGATGGGCACACCTTGGAGCACGTAtgttgtgtatgttgtgtatgcGTAGGTCAGTGTTTCTCTGGAAAGATTTTGACCTCTGTGATGCTGATTCTAGACCCTGGGGTAaagtctaaagaaaaaaaagaaaaagaaactgcccAGGACTAACCTAAAACATAAATTGGAAATATGGTGTAAATAGACTATGTCCTGTGACACAATACCATTTCTATTAGAGTTGTGGGTTTggctgttttttaaattttgtgtgtaagggtgttttgcttgcatgtgtgtattgcATGTTTGCTCGGGGCATCACAGATGATttaagagggcactggatctagAGTTACAAAGTTATgagttgtcatgtgggtgctgggaactacatcaaggtcctctggaagggcagccagtgctcttaatcacggagccatctctccaaccctagagTTGTGTTTAACAGGAACTTTGTGGAGAAATACTCACAGCATCAGTTTCACTATGAAGAATAATCAAAACTATTCATAAAATGTgggaaatttttatttacttcttttagTCTTTTTAGTGTTTCTAGAGTTTTTACAATGATCAGGGACcacacagaggggaaaaaaaagggatTAGTGTAGTTTCTACAGCAAACATCCCTGCATGCTAAGGGTGAGAGATGGGTTTGAGTGGGTTTTGTCCTCTGACAAGCAGACAATGGAGTTGACAACAAAGAACGTTTTGAGTCAGGAAGCTAAGGTTAGGTGGGAGAAAACCAGCTTTCTAAAAATGTCAACTTTTCCCAAAAACATCAATCTCTGACCACTGAACAGATAGGAAAGAAGCTAGCGGAAAGGAAAGACCAttccaggaaagaaaaggaaagaagttcCAGAACATTCACTCAGCAGGGTGAGGACATCCATGCTGACTACTCACAATGTCCCACCACCCTTGATGCTGGGGCTGGTGGACTCAGCCAAGGACAGAAGAGCACCCACAGAGGGGCTTCTCCAGCAGGGTCTACACTCTCAGCCGTAGGCCCCTCTGCTGCCAGCATGTGTTAGTCCCTTGGCAGGAATGACCCTTGGTCCTTGTGGAGTCCTTCTACTTGACTAGTAGTAATACACACTCCAGGGATGTGGAGGGCTCCAGCCTCAAATGCAGGTCTCTTGCCACAGCTCCCtgcttttcttccattttcacAGAGGTGGGACTCACACACGGGACAGAAACTTGTGAGCACAGGGCCTGCCACTGTTCATTACGCTTCCCATGTCACATATCACAGGAGATACAGAGGCACCTGCCAGATGATGGGTGAACCCCGTGATCAAATTGGAACAGCAGAGAAATGGATCCTGCTGCTTGAAAGAGTGAAGGTCACTATCCCTTCCATGGACACTGAGGCGAGGCAGACATTAGCATCTGTCTCCCAGATGTATAACTAGAGTTGAATCATAACCCACTTGTGATGaataatcttggttgtcaatttgactgcaTACagaaggaaacttttttttttttggttcaagacagggtttctcacagaAGGTAACTGAAACCCAAGACGCTGGGCActcctgtgaggaattttcttaatCTGATTATTTGagcaggaagacccaccctaaatctgggTCACATCTTCCAGTGCCAGCCCACAGAAAAGGACACAGAGGAAGAAacctttgctttttgcctgcctgtcctcactctcactggcaagttcatctaccCTGTTGCTGCGGAACTCCTTCAGTGGTGATAGAAACAACTTCTCCAGGATTCCAACGCAGACTGAAGATCAGCTACTCCCCAGGAATCCTTCAGGACCATAGCACCAGATTAGGACTGCTGAAACAGCCAGCCTACAGACTGGACAACTACCAGTTCTCAGCCTTACCAGCATGAGACTTTGCAGTACCCAGACTAGGTCCTATATAGATAGATCCCAATCTAGtacagggatatatatatatatatatatatatatatatatatatatatatatatatatacacacacatacatacatatatatataattttaaaacatattaagaATTGAAATTCAAATACTTATAATGTATATatctgatatacatacatacatatgtatacatacacacacatacacacgcacacatacacaccctatcttgctctttcagagaatccTAATATACCACCCTGTGCATGAGACGACATGTGTCATAAAAAAGCTCTGTCACACTGCTGTTACACTAACCAGACCTCCTGACGTCTCATTCCACATTTCAGCAAATGTTCTGCCTGTGTGTGACTGGCCTCTTCCTTCTGTTTGAAAACACTCTGCTGGTCACCTCCTTGCAGGACCTGAAAGGTCTGCCACATCCACCTGGTTCCCCGGTGGGCTCCAGCACTTGGCTTGGCCCCCGAGGGATGTGCCCATGACACAGAACACTCGCCAGTACTCCTACGATGGTTCTGTCAGTGTTGGGTCAGGAGTGATAGGTAGTTGTAGGCAGACCTCTTCCAGCTCTCTAAAGCACAGTGCTGGGCTGACATGCCTCTGTCTGAGGTCCTGGCCCCTTGCCAAGTGCTTCCTCTTCAGACCCTTTGCATATTCTATACCGACTTCCAGGAAGGTGGGAGGTCTTCTGGGCCACCAGGTAGGTTGTCTCGCCTTTTCGTAGCTGAGTGTCGAGTGTGTACTGAACTGGACTGGGTTTAAATGTAGAGGCATGGATGAAGGGCCCTTCCCAGGGCAGAAGTTTCCAGATGGTAGATGTCTTCTGCTGTTTCCTGaacaaataagaaacagaaaagattaaaaaaaaaaagaagaagaaaagaaaagaaaaagaaaaaaagaaaatcccacacCTCCCCCTGTCAAGGAATTTACAGGATTCTTGAGTCAGCCTTGTAGAAAAATAATTCACTCACCAGTAACAGAGCAGGAGGTGTCTAGGTAGCCATCAGCAGTCTGAGAAGTTAATTCATTCCATGGCTACGAAGCTGGGGCTGCCTCCAAGAAAAGGCTTTATGGAAGCAGAGAGACATCTGCACCAGCTGGCCTCAGCAGCACCATCTACAACAGCGGGAGTGTGGATGGGGGCCTGAGCGAGTGCACACTGGCCCAACCATGTCTGGGCTCGACTTTTCAGTAAAGGAAAGTGGGGACATCTCCAAAAAGCTCTGGTAAGGTTTTGGCTAGAGGTCAGGGGGCAAGGTGAAGAGGGTACGGAGCTCAGAGCCATCTATCTACCTGGTGTCAGGAGTGTGCACCCTCAAAGTCTACCTCTGAGTCTCAAACCTTTAAAGAGTAAAGTCCCGTGAGGCAGTCTTCTTCACATACATCTATTTGTTCAACTTTGTCTAGAAAGAATGCAAATATCCTATGTAGTTATAAAGCCAAGTTAAATGTTTCTATAAACTGAATGCAAAGTCAAGGGGGAACATTTTCAAGTGACtttggttcttgtttgtttgctttggttttgagacaCATTCTCACTCTGTGGTCCAAGCTGGTTTCAAATTTGCCATTCTCTTGCCCCAGCCTGCCAAGGGCTTAAATTATGGGCACTCACCCAACAAGTCATTGACTGGCTGCATATTAATAGATTACACCCTAAGAATAGAAAGTTGATTAAAAATCATTGACAATTTGAAGGAGTTGAACCCCTCATtatgcacgtgcgcacacacacacacacatacataccacttGTAggatgtatgtgatgtatgtaaCCTTGGGTATGTGGAAAATGGTTAGTTGATATACAACCTCCATGTTCTACTATTagagactggaaaaaaataaaaacacatgtcCACACAAAACTGGAAGTAGAATTTCATAGCTGCATGAttcttgacagaaaaaaaaaaaaaaccctcttacaGATGGATCGGctgtgaaaggagagaaacataGCATGGCCATGCCGCATACTGGGGTGACACAGCTGAGAAAAGGAGTGAAGTCCTACTGTAGCTGCAGTGTGGAAGACCTTTGAAGACACTGTTCAGGAAAAGATGAGGCACACGGAAGTGCCTGTACTACATGGCTTATTTTCAATGTCTACAGATCATGTTTGCCAAAAGCAGATTAGAGGTTGCCAGGGCCTAGAAAGTAGGTGGGTTCAGAACGTCTACCATCACAGCCAGTAGCAGAGCAgagagctatgtagtgagtggGAGAGCATTCAGAGTTATGACAGACACAGATCCTGACCAGCTCTCCCTTGCATGCTTCCAGGAAAAGTGGTGACTGTTTGCTGTCTAGGAAGAGGTGAGGGACAGGAAATGGGCATCTGCCCTGGATGCAGAGACTCCTGCCCCCTGGGTTGAAGTACCTTCCTTTTCCATCTGCTCCCTATCTTGTCATTTACCTTGTCCCAACCTGTACGCACCCATGTGTTAGTATCCAGGACCTCCAGGTAGAGACTCTTCCACTCCTGCCCTCCATCCTTGCCTGCCTTGCCCAGGTAAGTCTCCACAAGGCAGGGTTCTGAGGACACCACAATGTATAAAACCACTCAGGATGGAAGACGTCTTTTCTTTGCCCCTCCCTCTTGCCCCAACATTACAGATAAAATACACAATACAGTCAAATATACAATACAGTCAACACCAGCGATGCTTGTCAAAATCTGCAATGGACAGAACACTCCGGtgagaggcaaagagagaagCCTCAGCGCTAACAAGGAATGTCCCATCCCTCGCTGACATCGCCAGGCAACGGTAGAGAAGGATCTCCGTGGGAAGAGCCACAGGGAACAGGGAGAGCACAGAGTTAAGGAAGGGCAGGAGGCATACGGGTCCTGCCCAAGAAATTGCCCAAGGGTAGCCTCAAGAGCTCAGCTTGGCTCTGTACACAGCCAGGGTTTCTGTGAATCTCTTCTCATTTGTGTGAGCCCAGTAAGTATGGTGGTGAGCAAAAATCAGCGGACTGTGTGCTTAGCTCCCACCTACGCCCACTTACTACGTCAGGGGTAGAATAAGTTACCAAGATGAAAGCGGGGGAGCTCTGTGCCGGCATTACCTGAAAGAATCACTGGGCCCCTGGAGATCACTGATATTTGCTTAGCTTAGTGCAGGATGGGTACCTGGGCAGTACATACCTCATCCTCTCAGGTGACAACTGCAAACCTGCCCTGGGTCCTGAGCCTCTTTGGTGGCCAAGAAACTCCAAGAAGTATCTCAATGCTTTAAAAATCAGACAGGACATATCCTGGGTGCAAAAAAGAGATAAGTCTGGTCCCTAGAACAGAATCTGCCCTTACCTGGAGCCCAACAGGTGCTGGTGTTCTGTCTGGGCCACATCCCCTCTTGGACTGTCCCCGCTGACCACAGGGGACTTCTCAGGGTCCTGCTTTCTGGCCTCTGGCTCTGGCTGGCCTTTGACCTCACCCTCTCCTTGCAACCTGCTCGCTGTGTCCACCTGAGGCCCTGAGGTGTGTGCCAGGCACTTGCTGGAAGCAGGGGCTTTGGGCTCCTGCCTGTTGGAGGCATCTTCTGCAGGCAGGGTGACATCAGAAGGCTGGGCCTCATCTATTCTCTCGGGCTCTTTGTCACCACCCTTGGCTAAGCTTACAGAAGGGTTAGAGGCACTGATGACACTTCCTGGGCCACACTTCTCCCGCAGGCGCTCTACAGCATCGTCCCTGCTGTCCCCACAGCTCCCACAGCACACACAGGAATGGAGGAGGCAGTTGGTGGCTGTAGTGCTGAGTTTGTGTGAATTGTCCCCTGTCCCCTCTGCCCTGGGCTCCAAAGGGGAAGTACCATGGCCTGGGGCTTCTTGGGCTGCCACAGCTGAGTCCTGGGAAGTGGGAGACTTGGGgttgaagatgactgtggctgACAGTTTCATTCCCCCGGTCCGGTGTGCAATCATCTCTGCAGTCTCAGCATCCTCTGCACTCACCTCCCAGCCGTCCAGGTAGAGCTGTGAGTCTAGGCAGCTGCAGGAAGTGGAGCCCATGAGGCTGGCCAGCTTTATCTTGTCACCCTCAACATTATTGTTGCTCCAGTCTTCCTCCTTTACCAGGGCAGGTGCCTCGACCCCCACCTCTCCACTCTGGCCATCTTGTCCTCTCTGCTGGGCATTACCCTGCGTCAACTCAAATGTGTTCCCTGGGGATTCAGGCCTGGCAGGAGACTCTGTCACCTCCACATCATCCATGAAGAACACCCTTTCCTCCTCATCACTGCCTGATTTCAGCCGGGCTCTGGCTGGAGAGGCCTCCCCTCGAGGGCTAGCCTCTGAGCCTGGCCTATGTGCCGGGGACTGGCAGGCACTGGGTGGTGAAAGCAGAGAAGACATCTCATCCCCAGCCCTGTGGACCATGCGGCTGAGTTCCTCCAACTCCTGATCATCATACTGCATTGAGCAGGCCAGTTCTGCCTCTGGGTTGTTGGCACTGGCTGAAAGTGTCTCCTCGGGAGGAAGAGATGCAGAAAAGGTGGGTGCCAGGGCACTGGGTGCCTGGGTGTCTGCCCGGATGGGGAGCTCCACATCCTGAGAAACACAGAGGCTCCGCTCCAGTGTGTGCAGCTCCTCCTCCGTCAGCGCCTGCAGCAGATCCCTACAGGGGTCAAGACAGAGACGAGGCTGTCACAGCTGCCTCTGGTGACAAACAGCAGAAGCAATCCCACCCACACTGAAGAGTCAGGCAGCAACCACTTGTGCTTGACACTCACTGTGCCCTCCACTTCAAAACGAAACCTGGTCGCCAGCTCTCTCTTATACCACGAGGTGTGGAAGTGTGAATAGCTGTGACTACAtttgtaaattatatttaaacATGAGACTCTGGAATCACTCGCTGGGAGTGCCAAGGCCCTGGCTAGatgagaatgtagctcagtggtgagcATTTGTCTGCCATGCATAAGACCTTGATCATAAGAATATTGTGACTATATTAATAAAagctgttttaaattttttatttatttttattttgtgtgtaggggtgttttacctacatgtatatCTATTTAACATGTATTCCTGGTACCCATGGAAGCTAAAAGAGTGCATCAGATggcttggaactggagttacagatggttgtgagccaccatataggggctggaaatcaaaccctggtcctgaggaagagcagcaagtgctcttaactacgaggagcgatctctccagccctagtacAAACCTTAAAGCAGTGCTTCtcaccttcccaatgctgtgcccctttaacacagttcctcgtgtcgtggtgaccccccaaccatgaaattatttcattgttacttcttaactgtaattctgcaactgttgtgaatcatagtgtaaatatttgatatgcagaatACCTGATATATAACCCCCGAAGAGGTAGCAACCAACAGGTGGAGAACCTCTGctttaaagaataaaatcaatACACAAGTTTATTGACCTAGGAATTtgtacctttttaaaaagaactaaatAGTACTAAGAACCAGCCATATTTCTGCCAGACTCTGGACACCAACGGGTTTGCAGGGAGAAGGCAAGCATGGCCCAGCCTTTCCAGGTTAAGTGAGGCAGCTTCTAGGTGAGTGAGGCAGGTTTAAGCATTTGTACAAACAACGCACATTCCACAGTGATGACAACAGATAGGAAGGAAACACAAGCCAAGGAGAGAGCAGTGGGGCCCCTGGCTGAGTTTGAGATGGTTTCCTCAAGAAGGGGACACGGAGGCGGGGGTTtcggagggaaggagggaggcacaACTGTGgtcaggagagaaaaaaaataaaaaagagaaagggacaCTGAAGCTGAGCCTTGAGCATGAAGGCTGCCTTTGTGACAGGGACCAGGATGAGCCTAAGGCAGGGCCAACAGACCAACTACATGCTGTTCTCTACCAGGGAACACCCAGGATGTACTTGAAGTCTGCATGCCATAGTGAAGATTCCAATGTATCTATGAACCGGCAGAAAGGTCCATGTATTTCTCAGAATTGTGAGGCTTCTAAAAAGCATCCAGTGTCAGAGGCAGGATTCCTCCCCTTAGTCTGTTGGTCAGGAAGATCCCAGAGACCCTCAGGACGATTCAGGATTCAGGCTGTCGTCATTGCTTTTGCTTGTCCACTAAAACTTAATGATAAAGCCATATTGTTGATTGCACAAAGAAGCCCTGGTAGGTTGACTATGTGCCATGGTATATGGGCAGCACactcagtgtgtttctaaaaacaacccccaaaatgAATCAAACAAAAGACATGGTATACAATTTTGAAATTGTCAAAGactacattaaaatattatatcaaGGAAAGAACTGTAATGCTTCTTGAGTTTCCTAATCCAAATACAATCACAAACAGTATCCATACCCCAAAGTAATCAACCAGGATCCCCAGTATACTCCCATGCCTCCAGTCTCCCTAGTTGCTGCCATCTTAACTTCACAAGCAGACATGCTTTTATCTGTCATCGTTATATAGAGAAATGAGAATCTGCAGCCTACAGGGTCTTGTGGCAGACACTGTCCACTGATATAAATGTGTAGGTGAGTGTCTAGAATATACTGACATAAAAGTATTCATTGTTTACCTGAAACTCAAATTGAAGTGGGCATTCTGTTGCTGAATCATTGTATCTGCTAAGCTCAGGGCATTAttgtgctttctgttgctataaaaCTCCCTGACTAAAGCAACCTTGAAGGatagggtttatctggcttacacttccatgttacAGTCTGTCATTAAGGGTATacttggaagcaggagctgacccagaggctatggaggaacaCCTTATGGCtgattcagcctgctttcttatataaccgaggaccacctgcccaggggtggccccactCACAGTGGGCGGAGCCTTCCCATGTCAGtcatcagtcaaaaaaaaaaaaaaaaaaaaaacccacacagatTTGCCTGCAGGCCAATGTGATAGAAAGATTTTCTCTATagaggctccctcttcccagatgactctagcttgcatCAAGTTGATAAAAAAAACTAACCGGCATACTCAAGAAGAAAGATTCACTCGCAGGAAGACACACTGTTGTAGATCATTCACTCAGAAGGCTACTGTCTTCTGTTCTGTAAACATACCACTTATTGATCTGTCTACTAATGAGATCTGGCTGCCACAGTCTGGCACTGCTGCATGCCTCTCCTGTAGAGCATCGTGTGAATGTCCACCACACAGGAAGAGATTACTGGCTCATAGCGTTGCTGTATGGGCTGCTTTTCTCAATGCTATGACAAAAAAGCCTGATGTGGGGAAGGGACAGGTGGGCTTATTTTGGCTTGTGGTTTGGGGGGATACAGTTCAGCATGGCAGCTGAGATGTGAGTTAGATGCTCAAAATGCATGTGCAGTCAGGAACCAGAGACAGAGATActggctttctcttcttttcctttttattcaggcCGAGATCCCCAGCCCTGCTGTATAGTGCTACTCACATATGGGGTGGGTCTTCTCTAGAAACACTGTGAAAGACGTACCCAGCAACATGTATCTTAGGTGACCctaaatcccatcaagttgacaatgaagaccAACAACACAGTCAATAACAGCTTGGACACGCTGAGTCTGTGGCCTCGGGCGGCAGCTCTGTCCTGGACAGTACAAACATGTCCCCCTGGTGCACGCGCAATGGGACCTCATTCagcattgtactggctagttttgtgtcaacttgacacagctggagttatcacagagaaaggagcttcagttgaggaaatgcctccatgagatccagctgtggggcattttctcaattagtgatcaaggggggaggtccccttgtgggtggtgccatctctgggctggtagtcttggttctataagagagcaggctgagcaagccaggtgaggcaagccagtaaggaacatccctccatggcctctgcatcagctcctgctccctgacctacttgagttccagtcctgaattcctttgatgatgaagacagtgtggaaatgtaagccaaataaaccctttcctccccaacttgcttcttggtcatgatgtctgtgcaggaatagaaaccctgactaagacaagcatcATGGAATGAAGCAGAGCACCAGTTTGCACTAACCAATCCTTACACACGCTACTCAAAACTTATACtagcttttctttttgttgattttctttgtgtttgggagTTAAGATCTTGATGGGTGTATTCTCCGGGTCTTCAGCCCACATTTCACTCTCTTGCAGGTGTCTACCAGtgtgatatttttaatataataaagcTTAATATGTCATTTTAAGTGGTGCTGAAAATTGCACCCAGGGACTCACCCATGCTAGGTAAGTGTTCATTACTGCACTGTAGCTCCAAccacactttttctttttaacagttgGTCCTTCTGTGTCTTGTTTAGGGAACAGCTGCCTCCTCTACTGTTACAGTGATGATCTTAACTGTTTTCCTCCAAAAGCTCAGTAGTTTCTCTTTTCACATTTATACCTCTATTCTATCTGGAATTGATTTTGTATGGGATTGCAGTAGTGATCCTGACAGCAAGAGACATCCATAAACGAGACCATTTTCTCACATGGATACCTATTAGCTCATCCCATttactagagaaaaaaaaatgccccatTCTTCTGCAATGCCTCGTGATCATAAGCTGGAGAACTGTATCTTGATCCATATGATCTAGTCTGTTGATATTTTATTTGTGGGAAGGATTAAATCATAGATTAAGTTATCTTACTAATACTGTATTATAAAATTTTGCTTCTTCTGCCAGCT from Mus musculus strain C57BL/6J chromosome 5, GRCm38.p6 C57BL/6J carries:
- the Zfyve28 gene encoding lateral signaling target protein 2 homolog isoform X2 — protein: MIDDYEPALMFTIPRLAIVCGLVVYADGPLNLDRKVEDMSELFRPFHTLLRKIRDLLQALTEEELHTLERSLCVSQDVELPIRADTQAPSALAPTFSASLPPEETLSASANNPEAELACSMQYDDQELEELSRMVHRAGDEMSSLLSPPSACQSPAHRPGSEASPRGEASPARARLKSGSDEEERVFFMDDVEVTESPARPESPGNTFELTQGNAQQRGQDGQSGEVGVEAPALVKEEDWSNNNVEGDKIKLASLMGSTSCSCLDSQLYLDGWEVSAEDAETAEMIAHRTGGMKLSATVIFNPKSPTSQDSAVAAQEAPGHGTSPLEPRAEGTGDNSHKLSTTATNCLLHSCVCCGSCGDSRDDAVERLREKCGPGSVISASNPSVSLAKGGDKEPERIDEAQPSDVTLPAEDASNRQEPKAPASSKCLAHTSGPQVDTASRLQGEGEVKGQPEPEARKQDPEKSPVVSGDSPRGDVAQTEHQHLLGSSSTVGSCSLDNTRLDVATAAMPVTPMATREKIRSRFHGSHDLIHRLFVCISGVADQLQTNYASDLRSILKTLFEVMATKPETDDKEKLKKVTQTLRSAALEDCALCQETVSSSELAAKTRDGDFEDPPEWVPDEACGFCTSCKAPFTVIRRKHHCRSCGKIFCSRCSSHSAPLPRYGQVKPVRVCTHCYMFHVTPFYSDKTGM
- the Zfyve28 gene encoding lateral signaling target protein 2 homolog isoform X4; its protein translation is MQYDDQELEELSRMVHRAGDEMSSLLSPPSACQSPAHRPGSEASPRGEASPARARLKSGSDEEERVFFMDDVEVTESPARPESPGNTFELTQGNAQQRGQDGQSGEVGVEAPALVKEEDWSNNNVEGDKIKLASLMGSTSCSCLDSQLYLDGWEVSAEDAETAEMIAHRTGGMKLSATVIFNPKSPTSQDSAVAAQEAPGHGTSPLEPRAEGTGDNSHKLSTTATNCLLHSCVCCGSCGDSRDDAVERLREKCGPGSVISASNPSVSLAKGGDKEPERIDEAQPSDVTLPAEDASNRQEPKAPASSKCLAHTSGPQVDTASRLQGEGEVKGQPEPEARKQDPEKSPVVSGDSPRGDVAQTEHQHLLGSSSTVGSCSLDNTRLDVATAAMPVTPMATREKIRSRFHGSHDLIHRLFVCISGVADQLQTNYASDLRSILKTLFEVMATKPETDDKEKLKKVTQTLRSAALEDCALCQETVSSSELAAKTRDGDFEDPPEWVPDEACGFCTSCKAPFTVIRRKHHCRSCGKIFCSRCSSHSAPLPRYGQVKPVRVCTHCYMFHVTPFYSDKTGM
- the Zfyve28 gene encoding lateral signaling target protein 2 homolog isoform X1, which translates into the protein MMNRFRKWLYKPKDNVLNIINQIMEECIPQDRAPRDFCVKFPEEIRHDNLAGQLWFGAECLAAGSIIMNRELESMAMRPLAKELTRSLEDVRGTLRDQALRDLNTYTEKMREALRRFDVLFAEFELSYVSAMVPVKSPREYYVQQEVIVLFCETVERALDFGYLTQDMIDDYEPALMFTIPRLAIVCGLVVYADGPLNLDRKVEDMSELFRPFHTLLRKIRDLLQALTEEELHTLERSLCVSQDVELPIRADTQAPSALAPTFSASLPPEETLSASANNPEAELACSMQYDDQELEELSRMVHRAGDEMSSLLSPPSACQSPAHRPGSEASPRGEASPARARLKSGSDEEERVFFMDDVEVTESPARPESPGNTFELTQGNAQQRGQDGQSGEVGVEAPALVKEEDWSNNNVEGDKIKLASLMGSTSCSCLDSQLYLDGWEVSAEDAETAEMIAHRTGGMKLSATVIFNPKSPTSQDSAVAAQEAPGHGTSPLEPRAEGTGDNSHKLSTTATNCLLHSCVCCGSCGDSRDDAVERLREKCGPGSVISASNPSVSLAKGGDKEPERIDEAQPSDVTLPAEDASNRQEPKAPASSKCLAHTSGPQVDTASRLQGEGEVKGQPEPEARKQDPEKSPVVSGDSPRGDVAQTEHQHLLGSSSTVGSCSLDNTRLDVATAAMPVTPMATREKIRSRFHGSHDLIHRLFVCISGVADQLQTNYASDLRSILKTLFEVMATKPETDDKEKLKKVTQTLRSAALEDCALCQETVSSSELAAKTRDGDFEDPPEWVPDEACGFCTSCKAPFTVIRRKHHCRSCGKIFCSRCSSHSAPLPRYGQVKPVRVCTHCYMFHVTPFYSDKTGM